In Haliotis asinina isolate JCU_RB_2024 chromosome 11, JCU_Hal_asi_v2, whole genome shotgun sequence, the genomic stretch CGTTTCAGACTATGCTTTATATGGATGTCATCAATATGTCAAGTCCACGCTTTCCAAAATGGAAGCTGGACTAAAAGATATTTGCAACAGGGGTAAAAAATTAACTTTACGTCTTATTCTTGAAGGCAATATCATAACTATAACTCTCGATAATCCGATACCCCTAATATTGTCCTATAAAAGCAGGAAATAATTAGATTGGTGCGGAAAAAAAGAAAACGAGGACCACCACATATACAATGCCAGATGCTTTTAGATTCTAGATACGAGCTCACAGTTTTAATCAATATAATATCCGATTTGGATATGTAGTCTTGTCGCCATATATATACTTGTACATACAACAAACCCTTGCAATAAAGGCTTAATTGTAGCAAAGGCAACAGTACGTAATTTGTGTAATTCATCTGCATGAAGGTGAGTGCTTTATGTGCTTGAAGGTGAGTGCTTTATGTGCTTGAAGGTGAGTGCTTTATGTGCTTGAAGGTGAGTGCTCTATGTACTTGAGGATGAGTGCTttatgtgtgtatacatatacaatTGTAAAATTCGAACAATTTTGTTAGTATGTGGTTTGGGTTCGTTTAACGCATCCCGTAGCAATATTATAGCTGTATGATGGCGATCTGTAAGTAAACGcttgtggaccagacaatgcctTGATTGGCATGATGCGATATGATGAcacagcatgtgtttatgatgcAGTGTAACATAATGTAACGTAACAGGTGTTCCTGACAAGCGTATCCCACCTGTGAAACATATACAGAGACTAGTCATTTGCTCACCTGGAAAATGCAGGTACACGTCAAAATAGGGATTTGCATTGGACAATTTTGTCAATAACACATCAAATTTTGAAATGCTATCCTCGTGTGTATCTGAAACGTTGTGAAAGCCTTACAGAGGCCTTCAATGTTGTAACCGTGATGGAACGTCATTTTAGAAGTCTTATTGGGGTGTCGTTACTGTGATTAAACATCCCTCAATTGCTGCTACCGTGTCCTCAGTTCTTTGACGTTCTTCAGATGTAAGCAAACGCTTCCATCGAGAAAGCGACGTTTCAGTTGAAACTGTTTCCTTGATACCAAAATTCCAAATGCTaccaaatcaaatcaaatgtgTATCAGGAAAAATACTTGTATGCGATGAAATTACTGATGTATTTAAGCCCCATGTATTTGAGATTTTTCTTGTAGGCACCAACAACCCAAGGAACATAACCTGGCATTCAAACCCAAGTTCCTGACATATCTAAGGGAGGTAACAGCAGGTTGGACGAGTGACCACCTACATAATGTCTCTTCCTATATTTCAGAGAGGAGATATATTTATGGCTTGCAATCAGTTATCATGAGTGTGTGCCAGTCAAACAATGCAAACTTGTCACAAGTTTATTTCATTCAAAGGAACAAGGAACCAAGCATTCGTAAGGTTTTAACGAAGATGGAACATGTGGACAAGCTCCTGGAATCTGAAAGACAAACGATTCTGGTGTGATTCTGTTGCACTTCATCAATGTGTTaaggatgttgttttcaaaaaggCAGTGagttagcccagtggttaaagctgtcgctcgtcacgccaaagttcgattccctacatgatcACGttataaagcccatttctgttgtcccccgccatttttttgctggaatattacaaacAGCGACGTAAAATCAAAATGGAATTGGTTTGTGAGGATAATCTACACAAAGTATTCTTTCAAATGTATGTTATGAAAATACTTAAACCACAACCAGGAGAAATTCATTTTTTTACGCAAATCGCAGGTTTATCTTCTCTTCTTAGAGTTCAATActgttattgcatttttaaatcTGCCAGATGTTAGAATTAAAGAATCATCTATGACTTTTTTTGCTGGAATCTGGCCAACCGCCCTATCATTAaagcaatgagtgagtgattgagagagtgagttcagttttacgccacactcagcaatattccagctatatggcggcggtctgtaaataatcgagtctggaccagacaatccagtgatcaacaacatgagcatcgatctgagcaattgggaaccgatgacgtatcaaccaagtcagcgaacctgaccacccgatcccattagtcgccccttacgacaatcACGGTCGactcttgtggcaagcatgggttgctgaagatctattctaccccggatcttcacggatcgaAAGCAATAAGAACATGTAATTGCTGACTTACGATTTACAGATGAGTGGACAGGAATGAACTAATATCAGATGTCCCGTCAGTGCCACGTGACAAGCACCTTCGCACGCATGCTCAGTGGCGTCAGTTCCAACAGCATGGACAATCTTCTGGACAACACTCTTCAGCTCATTTGCACTGAACAGGTGCTTGAACGCTGGAACGATATCGACAATCTACTAATTCTctgaaatatatctgaataCCCAAGGAAACGTTACAAGGTTGCTTTTCATTGCATTTTATCTAAGAGACATTTTTCAAATATCATGTTGAGTATCTCGTCGACTGGGTCTTGGAGACACATGGCCTTTTGTTGTGTGTTCTAAGCACTGC encodes the following:
- the LOC137256563 gene encoding uncharacterized protein, whose amino-acid sequence is MKAALLVLILIPLVCGNILDTFKHLFSANELKSVVQKIVHAVGTDATEHACEGACHVALTGHLILVHSCPLICKSFQELVHMFHLR